Genomic segment of Eremothecium sinecaudum strain ATCC 58844 chromosome VIII, complete sequence:
CTCCTTGGACTCCTCAATCTGCTTAGACAACTCAATATCCTCCAGGTTCTTTTTAACCAATTCTGGGAACATCAACTGGAACGCAGAGTTACTTTTGGCATTATAAGCCTTCGACTTGCGAGCAAGTAACCGTTTTTGCGCATCCCCAGTATTTATAGAACCCGAAGTTTGCTCGTCACCTGTCATAAAACTCAATAATCCTGTCAAAATCGTCGCCACTGACCACGAAGGATTCCACGTGTCTGGATGAAAGTCACTCATAGACAAGCATAACCTGGTATTCTCTTTAAACCGCCCATTAGGTGTTATCATTTTAATCGCAGGAGGCTTAAATGGGTACTCCGAAGGGAAAAGCAAAGTCCCGTGGTATTGCCCTCCTTCATAAGGAGTATCAGGCGGACCAGTAATCACATAGTGCCATAGCAGAATATAATCCTCATGAGGTACAGCTGTTATATAGGGAGGGGGGTTTTCCTTTATCATCTTGTACTCCCTGGTCAATCTTTTAACACCCTGTTGGGAAGCCATCGCGTCTAAAAGTCTTAAATATGTGTACAGAAGTATCTCCAAGTACTCACAAGCAGTTCTAAGTTGGCTATAAACCCCTATGAATTGTGAATACCACCTACTTGCTCTAGTTCACCTTTATAGCTCGTTCTTCAATTCCAACAACAGTGATATTATTCATTTTATACGATATAATAGTCACGTGTGCTCTCCTTTGTTGCTCAGTATACTGAGAGATGGGAAGAGGTCAGCAGCGTGGACTTAAATACAGTTACGGCCATTGATGGTTAGTAACTATTTATAAATTGCAAAATAAGCTCCTTTCTACATTCTCTACCGTTCTTCCGGGGGTTTATAATAATTATGTCTTACTAAAATGACAAAACCTATGTAAAAAAAATCGATGAGGACCACCAATAAAACTGTGAAATAACTGCTAGCTAAAGCTCCACTAAGTTGGTTCTAACCCCTGGAATATACTTCTTGTTATGGGCTcaaataatattaaacTCTTAGCGGGGAATTCTCACCCAGAATTGGCTGAAAAGGTGTCAGCAAAGCTTGGCGTATCACTATCGAAAATTGGAGTGTATCACTACTCGAATAAAGAGACTTCTGTGACTATTGGTGAGAACATTAGGGATGAAGACGTCTATATCCTCCAGACTGGTACTGGCGAACAGGAAATCAACGATTTTTTGATGGAATTGCTGATTATGATCCATGCGTGCCGTACAGCTTCAGCGAGAAAGATTACAGCTGTGATTCCAAACTTCCCTTATGCTAGACAGGACAAAAAAGACCAGTCGCGTGCCCCTATCACGGCGAAGTTGATTGCGAAGATGCTGGAGACAGCGGGGTGCAACCATGTTATAACCATGGACCTGCATGCTTCGCAAATACAAGGATTTTTCCATATTCCAGTGGACAATTTGTATGCCGAACCTAACATTCTTCACTATATTAGGAAAGAAGTGGACTACCAGAACTGTATGCTGGTTGCTCCCGACGCAGGCTCGGCAAAGCGGACTTCCACGCTTTCAGACAAGTTGAACTTGAACTTTGCTTTAATCCATAAGGAAAGACAAAAGGCAAATGAAGTTTCTAGAATGGTTTTGGTCGGAGATGTAACAGGGAAGTCGTGTATTATTGTTGATGATATGGCAGATACTTGTGGTACTTTGTCCAAAGCGACGGATACGTTGATTGAAAACGGTGCCAAAGAAGTTATTGCAATTGTTACTCACGGAATCTTTTCTGGCTCTGCAAGAACTGTCTTGAAGAACAGTAAACTTGCGAAGATCGTAAGTACGAATACAGTTCCAGTGGATTTGAACTTAGACATTTATGATCAAATTGACATTAGTGCTATACTGGCCGATGCTATTAGAAGACTACATAACGGTGAAAGTGTGTCATACTTATTCAATCATGAAGTATTCTAAGATACGGCCTGTAAGGTCATCTGTACAATATATTATTTAGtttatatattaatatacTTAACATATTATTAGGTATCTCATTTAAACTTTATTATTACTTTATATTTTATTACACTTTTTAGAAGTAAATGTTGCTTTTAGTTATTAAATAGTCCGGCCGTGTGTAACAATAATAACAAACAATCCAATACTCTCTACATAGATAAGCGATAATTAAACTGACTTAATCCTTTGTCCGCTTGAAACTAAACAGCTTCGTTCTCTTCTTCAGTGGGGACCATATGTTACTATCCTTTTTCTCAGCAACATCCTCCGATAACACGGCCTGATTACTGACAGAAGGAACTCCTTGTTGTTTTATCCAATCATCAAATTTAACCATTTGCTCTATATTATCAGCATAGTCGACTTTAGTTCCTTTACCGGGAGTTGTTATCTCCTTGTAGAATAAAACATACGCCGCGGTAGTGTCTTTCGGATCGCCGGTGTACTTCAAAACACTATCTTCAGAGACCGACTCAACAGTTTCATCATCAAATAAAAGCCAGCCGTATAAGTCATGCTTGCATATAGTAACGTAATGTCCATGTTGTGGACCGCCTCCCATATGAATTACGACGCTTCTCAATTCATAGTTTTTGCAGACAGACGAATCAAATGTAGAACACACTTTCAATGTTAATGGATAATGAACGGTGTTGAAGAGCTTGATATTGGATTGACATTGTTCATTATACTTGAATCTCTTTAAATgtagaagaagaaatttTGGAAGTTGCTTCAGGCCTACTGTCCTCTCGGCTTCCTGAAGACTATTGCATGAGTCACAATAAAACTTGTTTGCGCCGTTCAACATTTCTCGTTGGTGAAAGTCTTCCAACATGTCCTGTATGTTTACCTCTTCATCCTCAGTCACTGGGATTGCAAAATCCAAGAAAGGTTCGTCACTAGAAGTTACGCTGTCACAAGTTAGACATGTTACTGAATTCGTCATAGTACCTTGAAATAAAGACTTAATGAAATTCTCGGGGACCATATCAGGCATTTTGTCCAATTGCTGTTGTAAAGACTCACTTAACGAATTCATAAGGAAATTAAGGAATTCGTGAGCGTCCTGATGCATTAGTTTGTCAAATAGAATGTTTTCCTTTCTTAAAACATCAACGAAGAAAATAGGTGACGCCACCCCTACCATTGACCTTGACTCAACTATGCACTCGAAAATGTCTTTCAAAGCGCTGTATAGGTCGGGTGGTTCATCTTTCGGGAAATACTCATGATGAAAGGAATGGTCAATGGTTAGGACAGGTCCTGTTGTTAAAGCGGCCTTCTTTCTCTGCTCAATAGAAGGCACGCCAAACGGCAGGGTAGAATTACAGGGCTGTGACTGCGGTTGTAAACCTAAGCCCGCCATCATCcctgaagatgaagaagaactCGATGAAGAGGTGTTGATGACTCGGGTTTGCAGCTGAACCGAATTTGCGGCCGTATCTGATCGCTGACAGTGGCCTATATTACATACGGTCCGTCCAACTATTATTTTTGACTCCTGATGCGATTTAACATCTATGGAGCTCTCTTCGTCATTAGAAGTACCAGAATACTTCAATTGATCGTCACTAGTATCGTTTTGTTTCGTACATCCATTAATTTGATCACCGGAAGGTAAAACCCCACCTTTCGCAAATTCGTTTCCGCCAGCAGTAGAATTAACACCATATTTAGAGCTATCAGCGGACATATTCTCATTCTCATTTTCAATCTTGTCTGGTTCCTGTCTTGCCTCACCGGTCTTAAGCATATTGTTCCAACTTCGTCTGGAAAAGCTCTTGCTTGTAGGCGATGGAGACGAATTGTTCGGCCTTGACTCCTCTGAAACATTATTACAGAAACAGCTACCATTAGATTGATAAGTTTTCGCTGCATTACCAGGCACATAGGAAAAAGAAGCATTCGCATTCCCAAATTTCCTGGATTTCGTACTTACCGTATCCAATTTTCGTCTTCTTACGGAAGGTTCCCCGCGCTGCGGGTATTGCAATACATTTACCCTGAACTCCTCTAGATTAAATAGGCATTGTAATATAGAATTACAGTAACATGTATTACCAAAGTTCTCTAATCCGAACACTTTAGCTAGTCCGTTACCATATACCAACATTCCAGAGGCCCCTGAACCTTCTCTCGGATATATATTTTGCTTTAGCAACGGATTAAGTTCAAGTGGATATTGTAGAGTAGTTTCATTATAGTCATGAAGCGCCAAATCATCAATAGATGGACTTGATGATTCTATCTCCAATTGTTTACCTTCATCGTTCTCCTTTTCCCCCTTATTCAATAACGAAAGATCATTTACTATGCCTGGACGTATACTAGAGTTATGACGTCTTATTTCACTTTCTAGTAGCTCTTGGGAAGTGTTTTTAGGCCTTACATCAACAGCAGGAATAGTACTCTTACTCTTTATCCTTTCACTTTTGACTAGCCATTTTTTTAAAATCATTATGTTATTACCACCATTAAATGGAAAACAAAGGTTCTAACTATTGAAGGCCAAAACCACAGCTGCTAATAACTTCTAAGATATAGGATCGATTAATGCGATCAATATCTATTTTACCCGGTAGGAAGTCTAAGAAAAGCTTTACTTTAGCTTGTTAATTTCGGGAGTTCAAGTAGAAAAAGAGGTTTCTTGAAACTTTTTAATTAAAGTAAAGTTACTACTATACGACAAGAGTCTAAAGTGATTACTATAATAGGCTCAAGCTAAATTGTTGAGGTCCCTATTGCGGAAATGTTGTAGTATCTTTAATTAGGACGTTTGTATTCCAACGTTAAGTTTTTAAGAAGTTAATTACTAGGTTTTTTAAGAATGAAGGGTTAGGTATTACTCAAGCAAATACTAAAGCCTCTAAGGCCTCTAAGAAGTCaatgaagagctttttATTATGCTCGCTAGGAGGGGTTCCGCATGTCCATCGCATTGGGCTGGTTACAGTGAGTGTAATATAACAAATTCGTAATTCTAGAATCGAACCCAGGAACTAATAGGCTTAAAAATTCCAAAGAGGAGTGAGGAGACGTTTTTTTTTCACAGCCCGGGGTACGGAAACTTGTTGGACTAGGTCATGGATCAACGGATGAGTATATAAGCAAATCCACGTGACTACTGAAGTGAACTTGCCGCCGAGGATTTGAATATAACCTTGAGCTATGGAGCATGGGTCAAGAAGTGCGGAAAGCAGTAGGTCTTGGAGGGTTATCATGCTTCTTAATTTCCTTGTTTGAAAATTATAATCTTAGATGGGTAGTAATCACAGCTTGATATACGTAGGTGCTTGAATGACGTTCAATGCTGAACTCATAGGTTATAATATGGGTAGGACCCTGTATGCTTTACGATAACTATATAACAACAgaataaataataataaataatacTAACAACTAGCGTAAATACTAAAATACTACACATAATAACACTATAGACATAACTggaatattttaaattaGTCAGAATTCAGGAATCATATTAATATCATACCAACCTAAGAAATCATCAGTACTAGAATTGCCTTCAATCCACCCTGTACTTTGCTGTAGAAAAAAGGTATCAAGCTCCGATAGTTGGTTAAAATTCGCTGAACTGTTTTGGAGCTGTTGTTGTTCATTACCAACAGTTAGTAAGGCGTTATTCTCATCACATGCCGCGCTAGCAGAGGTTGCGCTTAATCTGTTCCCGTTAGTGTCCAGGAACATGCTCAAATTTGTGTATGACGGTGTCGTCGCTAGCGTTTTGTTCATAGCAGATTCGCTAAACGCAGCGACTGCAGAGGTGCTGTTTAAGCGCGAAGACTTCTGATCTCGGGGATCAATTGTGGACAAGCCAGTATCGCCATTGTTGAATAAAGAATTCGGAATTCCTGTAGCAATTGATTCTGAAGTGATTTTTGGAATCCCATTTCTGCCAAATGGCGACGACTCTACTAGAGAAGCGGATACCGAACGCTGCATAGATGTTGCAACAATGGAGTTGGAATCCGCAGGCTGCATTTCAAAAACACGACTATCAGTTTGTGAGGAAGGAGATAGCGGATCTGTAGCTGGTTTTGCTGCAGTAGGAATTAGCATGAATGATTGCTGTTGTCGTTGCGTTGCTTCTTGCAGTATTTTCTTGCAAGTGCCAGTGCTGGCTTCTGGAACGACACTGCCAGTAGCATCAAGCATTGAGAGCGGGATACCGTTAATAGATTTTATAGGCATGCCGTCTTCACCTCCTTGGCTTTGTAACATTCTTGCCTGCTTCATTGCGTTCTTGGTAGGTACCAACTTCGTAACTGTTGTACCATTTGGTGTGGTTTGCGTAATGGTCTCGAAATCTTCCTTAGAAATTTGATTATAGAATGGTAGTGGGAACAACTTCCTCGATAGTAGAACTTTCTTCTCTTCGCTACAACTGCTTAGTAGTTCATTCCTCTTTCTTTGAACTTCTGCATTATATttttcatcattttcaCGTCTTCTGGCCTCATGAACACAGTACACAAGATCGTAGAATAATGTACCGGTTAGATGAGACCTCATACGAGAAATAATACCGTCTTCTTCGACGAACAACTCGGGATGTGTTATTAAAACGAAGTTTAACTTCTCCAGAACGCTTGCAGTTCTAGAAATGTCGTTTTCCACACTTGCGGCCCATGCAGATAGTTGATTTCTATACAGTCGATGCAATGTAACGATAGACTGGCGGGCAGAGTCGACGTACTTATCTGGCAAATATAGCGTCAAATGAATTTTAAAGAGTATCAAAGCAGCGTAGTTAGCACTGTGTCTAACGTAAATCGGCAATTCAATGAGTTGCCGTTCTTCTAAGATCTTCGTTAATAGCGTAATTATTCTCGTAGCCGCCATATATGCCTCTGTAACATACTTCTTTTGATAGTCAATCGGAGTATCAGGTAAAAATGCAAAACAGCAAATCATTAGCTTTGCGTAAAGGTAATATATTTCCACAAAGGGATAGGTATCAAATTTCATGCTTGCATGTAAACGAGATAGTTCCCATTCCATGATAGCAAGTGAGCCGGCACGTTCACCGGTCTCTAATAAACCGTCTTGGGAACTCACACTGGATCCCATTATGCCGGAGAGTTTGGCCTGGAAATGCGCCAAACAAATCAACTGACGAAAAGGCATTGGTAAATCTGGGACCTTTCCCAGTCTTGCCTTCTCAATGATATAATCCGTTTGAAAAGTAGACGGTAGTCCAAGAATACTACTCCAGCATTGTTCAGCAAAAAATATGCCTAACCAAGTCCTGGTTCTCCATTTCTCAGCATCTGGCATCAATGCCTGTGTCCTGGTAAACTCTGACATGAATTCACCCCTGTGTAAACCTAATTGAAAAGAAAGAGACTTTGCTAAACCCACAAATCGATAGGAACAATCGTCCAGAACCTTCAGATTTGGAAGCGGCCAATTACAAAGTAGTAGCAATGCTTGAGAAATATGGGTTGATCTTGGAGTGCGTATCCAACATGTTTCAATGGCTAGTTGTTTTATAAGAGAAGCAAGCTTATTGTAGAGTGTAGGTTCCGGATCAGACAGACATGCTATCAGCATAACAGTCCAAAATAATAACTGCGAGCGGGAATATAGCTCCGTCACCGACTCGCTTGTCATGATAGGAAAGTAGGGCAAATACTTAGTAACAAAAATAGTGTGCAGCTCTTCAGCCCGTTTAATTGTAATCTGAACATCACCCAGTAcaaattcatcaatatttGCTTGGGGACTGGGCAATAGAGGCAATGTGTTGGTGGTCATTACAACAGGCTTTTTATTCGTCTCGGGTGTCATTGCAGGTGTACCATTAGAAGTCGGAGTATCTGCCGGCGAATGATTTGCTGATGAGTGGTGCTTCAAAACAAGCTGTAAGCCAGGGGGAAGGGACTTTGCACTGCTGTTTGGAGGAGCTGAGTCATTCAGTAGAGGAGGAACACTCCCGGAACCTTTTGTATAGTCAGTGCCATTAGATGCAGGCCCCATGGGGCTTGTGACTCGTGAAGTAAACGAAGAGTCAGACTTCAGCAACTCCGGTTCGCTCGCCAAATACGTCTGTACTGAAATTCCGCTATGCTGCGCTGAATCTTGAGTCTTTATCGCCTGCAAAATTTGTCTACCCAACTCTGAATTTCGCATTGCGGAGGCCAAAATTCCCTCACTTCTTAGCAAAAATTCCAGTTTCGAATTAAGCTCCTCAATCTCGTTCTTGAGATTCTGCAACTGAGACCCTTTCTTTGGTCTGAACTGGGGATCAATTTGACATTGTAGCCCCATACGTTTACATCTGGAACAGGAAGCAGGGAAGTTTTCAGATGCATTACACTTGATCTTGTGTTGCCGACAATGCGTACAGGATGTCACTGGTCTATGTCCCGTCGATGAAGGCTGGTGCTTTGCAACACTAACAGCAGACCTGTTATGCTTTGAGATTGACGAGCCCGGCGATACCAGCCCGTTATACATCGTAGAATTCAACTCCACTAAACTATCAGAATTTTCTCTCTTCACCCGTTTGATAATTTTCATCTCTTCTTGAGTATTTGTAGATTCACCTGATTCACTTCCATCCACTTCTGCTATTCTCTTTGGCCTACTATTCAGGTGTGTCATAGTTTGCTTTTCCACTTCAGATTCGCCTGAACCCTGCTTCCCGTTTTTATATAGTCTATTCAAATGACTAGTATCACTTCCAAGGACCATCTCACCTTCTATCATTGACATATCTTAAAACAAAGCTAAGATAGTTGTCCACTATTATACTTGTTGACCTGTTCTATCTCGATATGGATCAAAACTTCGCTGTAATAATAAGCGCCACAACAGTTCAAACAGTGGTCACAATAACCAATAGCATACACGAATAGTTTTAAATAACTATCTAAACCTTTCAAATGCTAGTCTAAGTTATTTTCTTGTTGACTCATGTATTCATTGGAGTCTTCAAGAAGTGAAGTGAAACAGTGAAAAAACTGTTAACTCAACGGTTTTAAAAGGCAACATCAACACACGTAGCcaagaaataaaaaaaaacacCTTAACAGAAGTAATACTATGTCTTATCTTGGTTTACATAGGCTAGAGATTATAAAGTCACTAAATGAACGCACTAAGCTTTTTCAGCCTTTTGTAAAACGTAGGTATGGCTTCACAGTGCGGAAAGAACCAAACTTGGCTTTGGCGTCTTCGTCAGAAACAGAAGGTGGGATAATAACCTCGTCGCCCTCTTTCCAGTCAACTGGAGTGACAACGCCCTTTTCATCTCCCTTCTGCAAAGCATCGATAACTCTGAGCACCTCTAGGGAGTTTCTACCCACAGCAGCAGGGTATGTGAAAATCAATCTGATCTTCTTTGAAGGGTCAATGACATAGACTGAACGGATAGTTTGCACTAGACCACCGCTTAGGTTCTTAAAACCTTCCTCGTCAACCATATCATACAAAAAGGAGACCTCTCTGTTAACATCGCCAATGATTGGGAAGGTAAAGCTGTCCAACTGAgaaacttcttcaatatccTTGACCCAGTCGTGATGCTTTTGAACACCCTCTGCAGACAAACCAATTAGTTTAACATTGCGCTTGTCAAACTCTGGCTTTAGCTTAGCAAAGGTACCAAGCTCTGTAGTACACACTGGGGTGAAATCAGCAGGATGCGAAAACAAAACACCCCAAGAGTTGCTTAGATAGTCGTAGAAGTTTAATTCACCCGCAGTTGTCTCAGCTGTGAAGTCAGGGGCAGTTGAATTTATTCTTAGGCGAGGTTGGTCTTGTTGCTTGAAAGACCTGATAGCTCTGCTACCATTGCCCTTTAGAGAGCTTATCTGGTTTTGCAAGGTGTTCTTAGCCTGACTTACTGTACGTCCAATCATTATCACTATTAACTTAGTACTAGTGGCTGCTGACTTATTATTTACCGTATGTTAGCTCAACATTGTCTTTATATATGTGCCAAGCATCGGTCTCCCTATTTAACTGTGGCATAATAAAGTCACGTGCCATCCATTAAGAGAGGTATTCCAGCATGCTGCTATGTCATTCAGGACCACCAACCAGAGACTACGGACTTGATTGTGGCGTTAACTGACTGCTTAAATGTGTGTAATACGATCTTGTTGATGATTAGCCAGGGGATGGAGTTTGGGTATCTTAAATTAAGGGTACTACTTTGTAATGTTGGAACCGCTGAAGATTATAAAGGCGCACCAGGCTGAAATATAAGGAATTGATGATAATAGAAGGTTGTATAAGCAGTTTAAGTAAATCAGAAGGTAGTTTTCACctatatatataacaaGTTAGTAGTCGCGACGTATTCTATGACACTATATTGAGTGCGCGAGCATGTTGACTTAAGCCGTTAGCACAAACCGGTAAAGTCACAATTTATAAATGGTTGACATCCAGTGGCTACAGCAATTATAGAGATAAAACATTTTGGTGATAGAGTCTAGCATATATTAATATAGCTACGATAGGAATGAGTGATCGGTTGTTAAGATCTAGTTCTTCTGGCGTGTTTAGTACACCGGTTTCAAAACCTCTGGCGAGACCTAAATCAACAGCTGTTTCAAATTGCTCACAGAAAAGAGCTAGAACGAGCATAAAATCGGATGAATGTGGATTAGAATGTAATATCAATGTGTATGTGAGGTGCAGGTCCCGCAATGAGAGAGAGATCAAAGAGAAGGCTAATGTTGTGGTTTCCACACTGGGTAAACAAGGTCGGGAATTGGTAGTAATGAACCCTACTATGTCAAATCATAGGACATATTCTTTTGATCAGGTGTTTGGTGCTGAAAGTGACCAGGAGACAGTCTTTGAGAAGGTAGCGAAGTCATATTTATATGAAATGATACGAGGATACAATTGCACTCTGTTTGCGTACGGCCAAACAGGCACTGGGAAAACATATACCATGAGTGGTGATATTGAGGTGATGGGCGCATCATCTGAAGATCCTAACCATGTCCTATTGAGCGAGAATGCGGGCATAATACCCCGGGTTCTTGTGGAATTGTTCCAAATTTTGCAGAATGAGAGTCAGGACTACTCGGTGAAAGTGTCATTTCTTGAATTATACAACGAAAAGCTACGAGATTTGTTAGCAGGCGATAAAGAGCCTTTGCTGGATGATTCAGGAGGTAGTATGTTGAACTCTTCTGAATCGATCCGAATCTTTGACAACCAAAAACCCGACAGAAGAACATCTAGCTCATATGCAATCACGGTTAAGGGTATGGAGGAAATATATATTAGTTCCGCGCATGAAGGGTTGAAATTGTTGCTGGAAGGCTCACTCAAGAGAAAGGTTGCAGCTACCAAGTGTAATGATGTTTCGTCACGCTCTCACATTGTTTTCACTATAACTACGAACGTTACGAAAGTCCACCCTGCTTCTGGCGAAGAATATGTGAAGATCGGGAAGCTAAACCTTGTTGACTTGGCAGGCTCTGAGAATATCACCAGGTCAGGAGCGGAAAATAAGAGGGCCCAAGAAGCTGGCTCGATTAATAAATCATTGCTTACTTTAGGGCGTGTTATCAATGCCTTAGTGGGCCACTCTCAGCACATTCCATACCGCGAGTCAAAATTGACGAGGCTATTGCAGGACTCATTAGGTGGGCGTACAAAAACATGCATTATTGCAACCATTTCACCAGCTAAAACATGCATTGAGGAAACTGTAAGTACTTTGGAGTATGCCACAAGAGCGAGATCCATCAAGAACACCCCGCAAGTGAACCAATTGATGGCAAAGGAAACTTGTATTAATGACTATATACGGGAGATAGAAAGATTGCGCAAGGACTTGAGGGCTATTCAATGTAAAGAGGGCATTTACATTACTCAAGAGAAATACGACATGTACGAAAGTAACTCTATTTTAGTTGATGAACAGAAGGCAAAGATTGAGAATCTTCAGGATCAAATTAGAAGATTTAAGGAGAAATATTCAGGTCAAGTGAACATTGTTAAGGAAAAAGAGATACAATTAAAGGAACTCACGCTAATTAACGAAAAGATTATGGAAAGCTGCAAGCAGTTATATTGCCAATTTGACCAATTGAAGACTAATGTACTATCATATGATAGAGAAGTTAAAGATATACATGAGAAAAACCTCCAACTTTTGTCGAATGTAGCTTCAAACAGACAAAAGATTCATGAAGCATTATTATCGAAGGTCGgttttgttgaaaaatCACAAAGTGCCATATCAACTGAACTTAATAGTTTGGGAGCCATACTAAATACCTTGCTCTCATACAATCAACGATTCAAAACAGTGATCGAAGGCGTATTTGAAGATCTACGAGATAGGTTGGCTATTTTCGAGGAAATAACTCAAGGAGGAGAGCTATCAGTTGATGTGGATGGCATTGACGACAAATTTGGAAAGGTGACGGATGTTGTCAGGTCCTCTTGTGAAAATGTACTAGTAAGAATGGATGACTACATATCCACTCTAAAATCAAATATGTCACTGGCTAATTCTGATTTATCTGGTGGTTTGAAGGAGAACACTGCGAAGCTTGAATCAAGTGTTCGAGATTTCGTTACAGATATAAAGAAAGAATTAGAAGACTCTTTACAACATCTCATTGAAAAAGTCGTTTCACAAGGCTCTGCAACATCTGAGCTTGTAAACTCTACTAAACTTGGATTAATATCCCAGAAAACTCAAATAGAAAAGGAGATTCAAACGAAAAGTGAAGAATATGCCCAAaaagcagcagcagcacGGATGGATATTTGTAAACTTGTGGAACAGGAGAGGCAAAGATGCCAGGAGGCGATGAAAGCGAGCTACGAATTTCTGTTGGATAAGATGAAGGAATCAGAACTGAGACAGAAGTcatttgaagaattgaTTGCTAATAAGCTTCAGGAACTTGTAGCCAGTGATGGCCAAACTGCTGTTGAACTGTGCTCATTTGGGTTGCATCAACTCAACTCCCATACAATGACAAGTATCAATAGCTTGGCAAATACGATCACAGAGAACAGTTCTTCTTTAACGTCAGATGTGCAACACTTTAAAGTCCGTAACTCATCAACCTGTGATTTTGATGTTCTCAAATATGAATTTAACAATTTCAAGGAAAACATTGCGTCTGCATCAGGCAAGCAAACCACAAGACTAGAGGCTCTGGTGAATGAGACTTACAGTTGTTTAAAAAATGAT
This window contains:
- the UBC6 gene encoding E2 ubiquitin-conjugating protein UBC6 (Syntenic homolog of Ashbya gossypii AGR372W; Syntenic homolog of Saccharomyces cerevisiae YER100W (UBC6)), giving the protein MASQQGVKRLTREYKMIKENPPPYITAVPHEDYILLWHYVITGPPDTPYEGGQYHGTLLFPSEYPFKPPAIKMITPNGRFKENTRLCLSMSDFHPDTWNPSWSVATILTGLLSFMTGDEQTSGSINTGDAQKRLLARKSKAYNAKSNSAFQLMFPELVKKNLEDIELSKQIEESKEKDNRKYNYDKLEKEKAVSLDQIEDPEDRIRAELLSKQDKDQLASNSGRSGIMSWSFFILAIVLVICCLR
- a CDS encoding ribose-phosphate diphosphokinase (Syntenic homolog of Ashbya gossypii AGR371C; Syntenic homolog of Saccharomyces cerevisiae YER099C (PRS2) and YBL068W (PRS4)), translating into MGSNNIKLLAGNSHPELAEKVSAKLGVSLSKIGVYHYSNKETSVTIGENIRDEDVYILQTGTGEQEINDFLMELLIMIHACRTASARKITAVIPNFPYARQDKKDQSRAPITAKLIAKMLETAGCNHVITMDLHASQIQGFFHIPVDNLYAEPNILHYIRKEVDYQNCMLVAPDAGSAKRTSTLSDKLNLNFALIHKERQKANEVSRMVLVGDVTGKSCIIVDDMADTCGTLSKATDTLIENGAKEVIAIVTHGIFSGSARTVLKNSKLAKIVSTNTVPVDLNLDIYDQIDISAILADAIRRLHNGESVSYLFNHEVF
- a CDS encoding ubiquitin-specific protease UBP13 (Syntenic homolog of Ashbya gossypii AGR370W; Syntenic homolog of Saccharomyces cerevisiae YER098W (UBP9) and YBL067C (UBP13)) — its product is MILKKWLVKSERIKSKSTIPAVDVRPKNTSQELLESEIRRHNSSIRPGIVNDLSLLNKGEKENDEGKQLEIESSSPSIDDLALHDYNETTLQYPLELNPLLKQNIYPREGSGASGMLVYGNGLAKVFGLENFGNTCYCNSILQCLFNLEEFRVNVLQYPQRGEPSVRRRKLDTVSTKSRKFGNANASFSYVPGNAAKTYQSNGSCFCNNVSEESRPNNSSPSPTSKSFSRRSWNNMLKTGEARQEPDKIENENENMSADSSKYGVNSTAGGNEFAKGGVLPSGDQINGCTKQNDTSDDQLKYSGTSNDEESSIDVKSHQESKIIVGRTVCNIGHCQRSDTAANSVQLQTRVINTSSSSSSSSSGMMAGLGLQPQSQPCNSTLPFGVPSIEQRKKAALTTGPVLTIDHSFHHEYFPKDEPPDLYSALKDIFECIVESRSMVGVASPIFFVDVLRKENILFDKLMHQDAHEFLNFLMNSLSESLQQQLDKMPDMVPENFIKSLFQGTMTNSVTCLTCDSVTSSDEPFLDFAIPVTEDEEVNIQDMLEDFHQREMLNGANKFYCDSCNSLQEAERTVGLKQLPKFLLLHLKRFKYNEQCQSNIKLFNTVHYPLTLKVCSTFDSSVCKNYELRSVVIHMGGGPQHGHYVTICKHDLYGWLLFDDETVESVSEDSVLKYTGDPKDTTAAYVLFYKEITTPGKGTKVDYADNIEQMVKFDDWIKQQGVPSVSNQAVLSEDVAEKKDSNIWSPLKKRTKLFSFKRTKD